The region TCGTTTTCGCCTGTACGGATACGCACGGCTTGCTCTAAGTTGTAAACGAAGATTTTACCGTCACCAATTTTGCCGGTATAAGCAGCTTTGGTAATGGCTTCAACTAAACGCTCAACCACGTCGTCGTTTACGGCAATTTCTAATTTAACTTTTGGTAAGAAATCCACTTGATATTCGGCACCACGATATAGCTCTGTGTGTCCTTTTTGGCGACCAAACCCTTTGACTTCACTGACAGTCAAACCCTCAACACCGATCTCCGAGATAGCTTCTCGAACATCATCGAGCTTGAACGGCTTAATGATTGCGTTAACTAACTTCATTATTGTTATTCCCCTATCGTTTTTTGTAAAAATGTAACAAGCCTTGTGCCAAACAATTTATTTTCATTAAAAACAACAATTTAAATATTTTAAAGTGATAACTCGAATTCTCCTTGCACTTCTATGGTGCACCTCAGACAAAGCAATGACCTGAAAGCGTGCACAAAGATTGAGCAGCACTACTTTGGTACATTTTCGAACGTAAACGAGATTGGTATTCATCATGGGGTTTGATAAATTGAGAGCAGTATAGGAAAAGCAGCCAAGAACAGATTGACGCACTGATACTTATGAAAGCACATCTAAAAAAAATGACGCATCATGATAATTTCATGTACTTAACTGTGGCACTTACCTTACTGCTGCTTAGCACCGCCATTGCCCAGCAATTTTTTGATGCTTCTATTCAAAGATTCGTACAATCCACC is a window of Thalassotalea euphylliae DNA encoding:
- the glnK gene encoding P-II family nitrogen regulator → MKLVNAIIKPFKLDDVREAISEIGVEGLTVSEVKGFGRQKGHTELYRGAEYQVDFLPKVKLEIAVNDDVVERLVEAITKAAYTGKIGDGKIFVYNLEQAVRIRTGENDVAAL